Proteins from a single region of Haloterrigena alkaliphila:
- a CDS encoding VOC family protein, producing the protein MSDDSQRPVTPELPDSPVHTTGTDHITIWGSNEADTVEFYQDVLGMPLVLRQPNLDDPSQTHLFFDTGDGRILTFFVSDDRPSARGQRAGVGAVHHLCFSVDPDEYEETMQALEDAGHGYNVFDRGIFHSIYTRDNNGLVIELSTDKYEIPDDRRGEVLAKAQELREDDGADYAKDEHLRGAIEALGLEVVEHDLPEASAGTGGL; encoded by the coding sequence ATGTCAGACGACTCACAGCGCCCGGTCACGCCGGAACTGCCCGACAGCCCGGTCCACACGACGGGAACCGACCACATCACTATCTGGGGGAGCAACGAGGCCGACACGGTCGAGTTCTACCAGGACGTGCTCGGCATGCCGCTCGTGCTCCGCCAGCCGAACCTCGACGACCCCTCCCAGACCCACCTGTTCTTCGACACCGGGGACGGTCGCATCCTCACCTTCTTCGTCAGCGACGACCGCCCTTCCGCCCGCGGCCAGCGCGCCGGCGTCGGCGCCGTCCACCACCTCTGCTTTAGCGTCGATCCCGACGAGTACGAGGAGACGATGCAGGCGCTCGAGGACGCCGGCCACGGCTACAACGTCTTCGACCGGGGGATCTTCCACTCGATCTACACCCGCGACAACAACGGTCTCGTGATCGAACTCTCGACGGACAAGTACGAGATTCCCGACGACCGCCGCGGCGAGGTGCTCGCCAAGGCCCAGGAACTCCGCGAAGACGACGGCGCCGACTACGCCAAGGACGAACACCTCCGCGGGGCGATCGAGGCGCTGGGGCTCGAGGTCGTCGAGCACGACCTGCCGGAGGCCAGCGCGGGCACGGGTGGCCTCTGA
- a CDS encoding type II toxin-antitoxin system HicB family antitoxin, translated as MSSEDDASADPGEYEALEDADVTMRENDHGLHIADDEITGVSSQGQTPAEALRNLAEAVRSYREATDDDPGDDWL; from the coding sequence ATGAGTTCCGAGGACGACGCGAGCGCCGACCCCGGCGAGTACGAGGCGCTCGAGGACGCGGACGTCACCATGCGCGAAAACGACCACGGTCTCCACATCGCCGACGACGAGATTACGGGCGTCTCGAGCCAGGGGCAGACGCCCGCGGAGGCGCTGCGGAACCTCGCGGAGGCGGTCCGATCCTACCGGGAGGCGACGGACGACGATCCGGGCGACGACTGGCTGTAG
- a CDS encoding C45 family autoproteolytic acyltransferase/hydolase, protein MDDTAVETTRYSDVVAGVDSFADHARRRAETEREAVEWAVDELESLIDERDVDLEPLLEYARRSRESLPERHLRAYEAMAGVFDVDPEVYEAYVFAYAELCEALAPGEGRSEKNPMGAGRGCTNALVAPPRVESDGGIDTGADDSGTAGPLVLKNRDIAGRGTRPKSVVEQPPIDGYHGILTIDTCGTISMFKGVNDQGLVAANTYIDCEGEGEDVTPETQLRNGTVIRMILEECATIEEARALLESRPTRQLMGQTLFLADDTDAVLLEVDPANERIAVQDDAVVTRTNHFVCSASTEAESSTKRRRRALELLEGDAQLDRDDLWTIAQDHANGPGDDSICRHPEPETDEPHAFGQLTTASTAIFEGGSPAIEVGMGNPCETERTRCAFGDEVPANLRTGQRWLDRLH, encoded by the coding sequence ATGGACGATACGGCCGTCGAGACCACTCGCTACAGCGACGTCGTCGCCGGCGTCGACTCGTTCGCCGACCACGCTCGGCGCCGCGCCGAGACCGAGCGCGAGGCCGTCGAGTGGGCCGTCGACGAACTCGAGTCCCTGATCGACGAGCGGGACGTCGACCTCGAGCCGCTGCTCGAGTACGCGCGGCGGAGCCGAGAGAGCCTGCCCGAGCGCCACTTGCGGGCCTACGAGGCGATGGCGGGGGTGTTCGACGTCGACCCCGAGGTCTACGAGGCGTACGTCTTCGCCTACGCGGAGCTCTGCGAGGCGCTGGCGCCGGGGGAGGGCCGCTCCGAGAAGAACCCGATGGGAGCGGGCAGGGGATGTACGAACGCGCTCGTCGCGCCGCCCCGAGTCGAGTCCGACGGCGGGATCGACACCGGAGCCGACGATTCCGGCACCGCCGGCCCGCTGGTGCTCAAGAACCGGGACATCGCGGGTCGGGGCACGCGCCCGAAGTCGGTCGTCGAGCAGCCGCCGATCGACGGCTATCACGGCATTCTGACGATCGACACCTGCGGAACGATTTCGATGTTCAAGGGGGTCAACGATCAGGGGCTCGTCGCCGCGAACACCTACATCGACTGCGAGGGCGAGGGCGAGGACGTCACCCCCGAAACCCAGCTCCGGAACGGGACCGTCATCCGGATGATCCTGGAGGAGTGCGCCACGATCGAGGAGGCCCGGGCACTGCTCGAGTCCCGGCCGACGCGCCAGTTGATGGGCCAGACGCTGTTTCTGGCCGACGACACCGACGCCGTCTTGCTCGAGGTCGATCCCGCGAACGAACGGATCGCGGTCCAGGACGACGCCGTGGTCACGCGGACGAACCACTTCGTCTGCTCGGCGTCGACCGAGGCCGAGAGTTCGACGAAGCGCCGGCGGCGGGCCCTGGAGTTGCTCGAGGGCGACGCGCAGCTCGATCGCGACGACCTCTGGACGATCGCACAGGATCACGCGAACGGGCCGGGGGACGACTCGATCTGTCGCCACCCCGAACCGGAAACCGACGAACCCCACGCGTTCGGGCAGCTGACGACCGCGAGCACGGCCATCTTCGAGGGCGGGTCGCCGGCGATCGAGGTCGGCATGGGTAACCCCTGTGAGACCGAGCGCACCCGCTGTGCGTTCGGCGACGAGGTGCCGGCTAATCTTCGAACCGGTCAGCGGTGGCTCGATCGACTGCACTGA
- a CDS encoding alpha/beta hydrolase — MSAGDDADGPHQGQPLVTGGTDLADADAAVVLTHGRGATAQGMVQMANEIHREGVAFLAPQAARKTWYPNSFLEPVERNEPGRTSGLQAIGDAIGEANDAGVPTERIMLMGFSQGACLASEFVARNPRRYGGLAALSGGLIGEAVDPDDYLEGDADLEDTPVFLGCSDVDPHIPEERVHETADVLEAMNADVTKRLYEGMGHGVNEDELEFVAGMVADLVAD, encoded by the coding sequence ATGAGCGCCGGCGACGACGCGGACGGCCCCCATCAGGGACAACCCCTCGTGACGGGCGGCACCGACCTCGCGGACGCCGACGCCGCGGTCGTGCTGACCCACGGCCGCGGCGCGACCGCTCAGGGAATGGTCCAGATGGCGAACGAAATCCATCGGGAGGGCGTCGCCTTCCTCGCGCCGCAGGCGGCCCGGAAGACGTGGTACCCGAACTCCTTCCTCGAGCCCGTCGAGCGCAACGAGCCCGGCCGAACCTCGGGCCTGCAGGCGATCGGCGACGCGATCGGCGAGGCCAACGACGCCGGGGTTCCGACCGAGCGCATCATGCTGATGGGCTTCTCGCAGGGGGCCTGTCTCGCCAGCGAGTTCGTCGCGCGCAACCCGCGACGGTACGGCGGTCTCGCCGCCCTCAGCGGCGGCCTCATCGGCGAGGCCGTCGATCCCGACGACTACCTCGAGGGCGACGCAGATCTCGAGGACACCCCCGTCTTCCTCGGCTGCAGCGACGTCGACCCCCACATCCCCGAGGAGCGCGTCCACGAGACGGCCGACGTGCTCGAGGCGATGAACGCCGACGTCACGAAGCGCCTCTACGAGGGGATGGGCCACGGCGTCAACGAGGACGAACTCGAGTTCGTCGCCGGGATGGTCGCCGACCTCGTCGCCGACTGA
- a CDS encoding signal recognition particle protein Srp54, which yields MVLDDLGSSLRGTLDKLRGKSRLSEEDIEEIVKEIQRSLLSADVDVSLVMELSDNIKERALEEEPPAGTPARDFVLRIVYEELVDLIGDSTELPLEEQTILLAGLQGSGKTTSAAKMAWWFSTKGLRPAVIQTDTFRPGAYEQAQEMAGRAEVDYYGNPDAEDPVEIARKGLEETSEADVHIVDTAGRHALEDDLIDEIEQIEGVVEPDTSLLVLDAAIGQGAKDQAQQFDESIGIEGVVITKLDGTAKGGGALTAVDQTDSSIAFLGTGEEVQDIERFEPDGFISRLLGMGDLGQLAERVERAMEQTEMEEDDWDPEDMLQGSFTLNDMQKQMEAMNNMGPLDQVMDMIPGFGGGIKDQLPDDAMDVTQERMHTFSVIMDSMTDAEKEYPKAIGASQIERIARGSGTSEDEVRELLQQFKMMERTIKQFQGMGSDKEMQRMMKQMQQQGGGGGGGMGGMGPFG from the coding sequence ATGGTACTCGACGATCTCGGGAGTTCTCTGCGGGGCACCCTCGACAAACTCCGCGGGAAGTCGCGACTCAGCGAGGAGGACATCGAGGAGATCGTCAAGGAGATCCAGCGCTCCTTGCTCTCCGCCGACGTCGACGTCTCGCTCGTGATGGAGCTGTCGGACAACATCAAAGAGCGAGCCCTCGAGGAAGAGCCTCCGGCCGGCACCCCGGCGCGGGACTTCGTCCTCCGCATCGTCTACGAAGAACTGGTCGATCTCATCGGCGACTCGACGGAGTTGCCCCTCGAGGAGCAGACCATCCTGCTGGCGGGGCTGCAGGGCTCGGGGAAGACGACCTCCGCCGCGAAGATGGCCTGGTGGTTCTCGACGAAGGGGCTGCGACCCGCCGTGATCCAGACTGACACGTTCCGGCCCGGTGCCTACGAGCAGGCCCAGGAGATGGCCGGCCGCGCAGAGGTCGACTACTACGGGAATCCGGACGCCGAGGATCCAGTCGAGATCGCCCGGAAGGGCCTCGAGGAGACCAGCGAGGCCGACGTCCACATCGTGGACACGGCGGGTCGCCACGCGCTCGAGGACGACCTGATCGACGAGATCGAGCAGATCGAGGGCGTCGTCGAACCCGACACCTCCCTGCTCGTGCTGGACGCGGCGATCGGCCAGGGCGCCAAGGACCAGGCCCAGCAGTTCGACGAGTCCATCGGGATCGAGGGCGTCGTCATCACGAAACTCGACGGGACCGCGAAGGGTGGCGGTGCGCTGACGGCGGTCGACCAGACCGACTCCTCGATCGCCTTCCTCGGGACCGGCGAGGAAGTGCAGGACATCGAGCGCTTCGAGCCCGACGGCTTCATCTCGCGGCTGCTCGGCATGGGCGACCTCGGCCAGCTCGCCGAGCGCGTCGAGCGCGCCATGGAGCAGACCGAGATGGAGGAAGACGACTGGGACCCCGAGGACATGCTGCAGGGGTCGTTCACCCTCAACGACATGCAAAAGCAGATGGAGGCGATGAACAACATGGGGCCCCTCGACCAGGTGATGGACATGATCCCCGGCTTCGGCGGCGGGATCAAGGACCAGTTGCCCGACGACGCGATGGACGTCACCCAGGAGCGGATGCACACCTTCAGCGTCATCATGGACTCGATGACCGACGCCGAGAAGGAGTACCCGAAGGCCATCGGCGCCAGCCAGATCGAACGCATCGCCCGCGGGTCGGGCACCAGCGAGGACGAGGTCCGGGAACTGCTCCAGCAGTTCAAGATGATGGAACGCACCATCAAGCAGTTCCAGGGCATGGGCTCGGACAAGGAGATGCAGCGCATGATGAAACAGATGCAACAGCAGGGCGGCGGCGGTGGCGGCGGCATGGGCGGCATGGGTCCGTTCGGCTGA
- a CDS encoding FAD-dependent oxidoreductase: protein MSNDTTADDNGETASVIVVGGGAAGLSAALFTAKNGLETTVFDTDETWMHKAHLFNYLGIGSVGGSEFMATARQQVDDFGADRRQGEEVTAVGESGDGFVVETSVASETQRADGDSAERSSADRSSGRRPREEAVDEDGSYEADFVVLATGANRDLAEDLGVAFTDEGTVDVGVEMETSLEGAYATGAMVRAEEWQAAIAVGDGAAAALNILSSVKGEHFHDFDVPTDAERVFGEHVAE from the coding sequence GTGAGCAACGATACGACTGCGGACGACAACGGAGAAACTGCGTCGGTGATCGTCGTCGGCGGCGGTGCCGCCGGTCTGAGCGCCGCGCTGTTTACCGCGAAGAACGGCCTCGAGACGACGGTGTTCGACACCGACGAGACGTGGATGCACAAGGCCCACCTGTTCAACTACCTCGGCATCGGCTCCGTCGGCGGCAGCGAGTTCATGGCGACGGCCCGCCAGCAGGTCGACGACTTCGGCGCCGACCGCCGACAGGGCGAGGAAGTGACCGCGGTCGGCGAGTCCGGCGACGGCTTCGTCGTCGAGACCAGCGTTGCGTCGGAGACGCAACGAGCAGACGGCGATAGCGCGGAGCGAAGCTCCGCGGACCGTTCGAGCGGGCGACGCCCGCGAGAAGAAGCCGTCGACGAGGACGGGAGCTACGAGGCCGACTTCGTCGTCCTCGCGACGGGCGCGAACCGCGACCTCGCCGAGGATCTCGGCGTCGCGTTCACCGACGAGGGCACCGTCGACGTCGGCGTCGAGATGGAGACCAGCCTCGAGGGCGCGTACGCGACGGGCGCGATGGTCCGCGCCGAGGAGTGGCAGGCCGCGATCGCCGTCGGCGACGGCGCCGCCGCAGCACTCAACATCCTCTCGAGCGTAAAGGGTGAACACTTCCACGACTTCGACGTCCCGACCGACGCCGAGCGCGTCTTCGGGGAACACGTCGCGGAGTAA
- a CDS encoding RNA-binding domain-containing protein, producing MTDIYRVDVEITAPVYDTEVTSRVVDAVANIFPNADLEEEFGEVRAEAHAMDHFSDLLHRQEILDTARGEFFANREGDTFSFALKKQAAFEDYVNFSVGKPDELGEIAVRVRVEEPSLEEYVDHIAPPTEDGRPVDA from the coding sequence ATGACCGACATCTACCGCGTCGACGTCGAGATCACGGCGCCGGTCTACGACACCGAAGTCACGAGTCGGGTGGTCGACGCCGTCGCCAACATCTTCCCCAACGCCGACCTCGAGGAGGAGTTCGGCGAGGTCAGGGCCGAGGCCCACGCGATGGACCACTTCTCCGACCTGCTCCACCGACAGGAGATCCTCGACACCGCGCGCGGCGAGTTCTTCGCGAATCGCGAGGGCGACACCTTCTCCTTCGCGCTGAAGAAGCAGGCGGCCTTCGAGGATTACGTGAACTTTTCGGTGGGCAAACCCGACGAACTCGGCGAAATCGCCGTTCGGGTCCGGGTCGAGGAGCCCAGCCTCGAGGAGTACGTCGACCACATCGCGCCGCCGACGGAAGACGGCCGGCCGGTCGACGCCTGA
- a CDS encoding universal stress protein, with product MTVLVAYDGSAPAQKAVKYAINEHADEELVLLRVVEFSDSYTDASIKAIQDLLGERREAAAEKLREDLMDFIDESDVDYRMEVATGDPAREVVEFAAENDVDHIVIGSHGRSGVSRVLLGSVAETIARRAPVSVTIVR from the coding sequence ATGACCGTTCTCGTTGCGTACGACGGCTCGGCACCCGCACAGAAGGCGGTGAAATACGCGATCAACGAGCACGCGGACGAGGAGCTCGTCCTGCTGCGCGTCGTCGAGTTCTCGGACAGCTACACCGACGCGAGCATCAAGGCCATTCAGGACCTGCTCGGCGAGCGCCGGGAGGCGGCCGCCGAGAAACTGCGCGAGGACCTCATGGACTTCATCGACGAGAGCGACGTCGACTATCGGATGGAGGTCGCCACCGGCGACCCCGCTCGCGAGGTCGTCGAGTTCGCGGCGGAGAACGACGTCGACCACATCGTGATCGGCAGTCACGGCCGCTCGGGCGTCTCCCGCGTGTTGCTGGGCAGCGTCGCGGAGACGATCGCTCGGCGGGCGCCCGTCTCGGTCACGATCGTTCGGTGA
- a CDS encoding glutamate-cysteine ligase family protein, whose amino-acid sequence MKTSLEVEYWVVDDDGDLVPPGPLLDLSDQIDPEFVEPMLEIKTTPCSSTAELREEFRALVGQVVDAARERDRRLVPLATPLHASPTEIPYREKEGTDLQRRTVGPAFHDARVCAGTHLHFEQSNVADQLSALTALDPAFALVNSSSHYRGERILECARPFLYRRSCYETCPEQGQLWPYVDSVDEWERRLEDAYDGFRERALERGVDPDAFDEEFSPYDAVWTPVRLRQAMPTVEWRSPDTALPSQVLRLAEDVRSIVTRADARGTAIGDSQSAAGGPDGAMTLPAFDTVEAATDAAIHDGVETPRVRNYLRNLGFTPSAYDPLANRLPDSRLSKRRAKKLRLEAATRLEADLEQRRVRA is encoded by the coding sequence ATGAAAACCAGCCTCGAGGTGGAGTACTGGGTCGTCGACGACGACGGCGACCTGGTCCCGCCCGGACCACTGCTCGATCTCTCGGACCAGATCGACCCCGAGTTCGTCGAGCCGATGCTCGAGATCAAGACGACGCCCTGTTCGTCGACGGCCGAACTCCGCGAGGAGTTCCGCGCTCTCGTCGGTCAGGTGGTCGACGCGGCCCGCGAGCGGGACAGGCGACTCGTCCCGCTGGCGACGCCGCTGCACGCCAGCCCCACGGAGATTCCCTACCGCGAGAAGGAGGGGACCGACCTCCAGCGCCGGACCGTCGGACCGGCGTTCCACGACGCGCGGGTCTGTGCGGGGACGCACCTGCACTTCGAGCAGTCGAACGTCGCCGACCAGTTGAGCGCGCTGACGGCCCTCGACCCCGCCTTCGCGCTCGTGAACAGTTCTTCGCACTACCGCGGGGAGCGCATTCTTGAGTGCGCTCGCCCGTTCCTCTACCGGCGCTCGTGTTACGAGACCTGTCCCGAACAGGGCCAGCTCTGGCCCTACGTCGACAGCGTCGACGAGTGGGAGCGACGGCTCGAGGACGCCTACGACGGGTTCCGCGAGCGCGCGCTCGAGCGCGGCGTCGACCCGGACGCGTTCGACGAGGAGTTCTCCCCCTACGACGCGGTCTGGACGCCGGTTCGACTGCGGCAGGCGATGCCGACGGTCGAGTGGCGCTCGCCCGACACGGCCCTGCCGAGTCAGGTACTGCGCCTCGCGGAGGACGTCAGATCGATCGTTACCCGGGCCGACGCCCGCGGGACCGCGATCGGCGACTCGCAATCGGCTGCCGGCGGCCCCGACGGTGCGATGACGCTGCCCGCGTTCGACACCGTCGAAGCGGCCACCGACGCCGCGATCCACGACGGGGTTGAGACCCCGCGCGTCCGGAACTACCTCCGAAATCTCGGGTTCACGCCGTCGGCGTACGACCCGCTCGCGAACCGCCTGCCCGACTCGCGGCTCTCGAAACGCCGCGCGAAGAAACTGCGTCTCGAGGCCGCCACGCGGCTCGAGGCCGACCTCGAGCAGCGCCGCGTTCGGGCCTGA
- a CDS encoding twin-arginine translocation signal domain-containing protein has translation MTSNGADRRTFLAGTAGTLATVAVAGCLGRSDDGDDDPEPVLDVAEGLESDTDPAAWRDIEELRFDGYVGGWLGLEPTAIDHIENPTLVLVEGRRYELTWENQDGVHHNFAFWDEDEEVVEDYSTEGTDVPGERETLVFEATPEMVTYRCEYQPARQLGDVELIPDPADGEESA, from the coding sequence ATGACTTCGAACGGCGCGGACCGGCGGACGTTTCTGGCGGGGACGGCCGGGACGCTCGCGACCGTCGCCGTCGCCGGCTGTCTGGGGCGCAGCGACGACGGCGACGACGACCCGGAACCGGTCCTCGACGTCGCGGAGGGGCTCGAGAGCGATACCGATCCCGCGGCGTGGCGCGACATCGAGGAACTCCGGTTCGACGGCTACGTCGGGGGATGGCTCGGCCTCGAACCGACGGCGATCGATCACATCGAGAACCCGACGCTCGTGCTCGTCGAGGGGCGGCGGTACGAACTCACTTGGGAGAATCAGGACGGCGTCCACCACAACTTCGCGTTCTGGGACGAAGACGAGGAGGTCGTCGAGGACTACTCGACCGAGGGGACCGACGTCCCCGGCGAGCGAGAAACCCTCGTGTTCGAAGCGACTCCGGAGATGGTTACCTACCGCTGCGAGTACCAGCCGGCGCGACAGCTCGGCGACGTCGAGCTCATCCCGGACCCCGCCGACGGCGAGGAGTCCGCGTAG
- a CDS encoding AAA family ATPase, with the protein MHVIGTVGLPGSGKGEAATVAREHGIPVVTMGDVVRQETADRGLDPTKDHGKVAQALRDENGPTAIAERSLPMIEDRLEDHDTVLVDGLRSGTEVDVFEERFGAAFTLVSIEAPFEMRAERIDDRGRDAGEDDGGEGLAARDERERGFGMDDAMDRADVVVENTDSLEAFHDRIEAIIREGGDAATHRDGDSKSEPEPTPDSVSNTDP; encoded by the coding sequence ATGCACGTCATCGGAACGGTGGGACTGCCAGGCAGCGGCAAGGGCGAGGCGGCGACCGTCGCGCGCGAGCACGGCATCCCGGTGGTGACGATGGGCGACGTCGTCCGCCAGGAGACGGCCGACCGCGGCCTCGACCCGACGAAGGATCACGGCAAGGTCGCCCAGGCCCTGCGCGACGAGAACGGGCCGACGGCCATCGCCGAGCGCTCGCTGCCGATGATCGAGGACCGCCTCGAGGACCACGACACCGTCCTCGTGGACGGCCTCCGCTCGGGGACCGAGGTCGACGTCTTCGAGGAGCGCTTCGGCGCGGCGTTCACGCTGGTCAGCATCGAGGCTCCCTTCGAGATGCGGGCCGAGCGCATCGACGACCGCGGCCGGGACGCCGGCGAGGACGACGGCGGCGAGGGGCTTGCCGCCCGCGACGAGCGCGAGCGCGGGTTCGGGATGGACGACGCGATGGACCGCGCGGACGTCGTCGTCGAGAACACTGACTCGCTCGAGGCCTTTCACGATCGCATCGAGGCGATCATCCGCGAGGGCGGCGACGCGGCGACCCACCGCGACGGCGACTCGAAATCGGAACCGGAACCGACTCCAGACTCCGTCTCGAACACGGACCCATGA
- a CDS encoding YihY/virulence factor BrkB family protein: MNARRDRVETVLRAIVHELRTERVTFMAGSIAYNAFLSLLPLLLLLLAIIGSVGNEGLEEGLLSITRAALTPGAADVLVAELRTTSAGASLVGLAALLWGALRIFRSLDMAFSDVYESQAENTFVDQLRDGIVVLVSMATVVGVVVAVESTSSGIGAVGGIAGWLAQRLLLVLATGVALVPLYYRFPDVPDITVREVLPGVAVTAVGLVTAESLFRLYVEYGSTNAENGLLSGVIVLMTWLYVSGLVVLVGAAVNAVLSNRSEDVSIEPVIGGVPADGDTADAPRPSGGGSAEFSVDPVDAIDDLQERLPTATDVRIVVDGESVRLPPPDRVDADRDASAIPFVDDTVGIGLHWTVRDGEADDAVQRRDEADT; the protein is encoded by the coding sequence ATGAACGCTCGGCGGGACCGCGTCGAAACCGTACTGCGAGCCATCGTCCACGAACTGCGGACCGAGCGCGTGACGTTCATGGCCGGTAGCATCGCGTACAACGCCTTCCTCTCCCTGCTCCCGCTCCTGTTACTCCTGCTCGCGATCATCGGCAGCGTCGGCAACGAAGGCCTCGAGGAGGGGCTGCTGTCGATCACCCGTGCGGCGCTGACGCCCGGGGCGGCGGACGTGCTCGTCGCGGAACTCCGGACGACGTCGGCCGGCGCCTCGCTCGTCGGTCTCGCCGCCCTCCTCTGGGGAGCACTGCGTATTTTCCGGAGCCTCGACATGGCGTTCTCCGACGTCTACGAGTCGCAGGCGGAGAACACGTTCGTCGATCAGCTCCGGGACGGAATCGTCGTGCTGGTCTCGATGGCGACGGTCGTCGGCGTCGTCGTCGCCGTCGAGTCGACCTCCAGCGGGATTGGCGCGGTCGGCGGCATCGCGGGCTGGCTCGCCCAGCGGCTTCTGCTCGTCCTCGCGACCGGCGTCGCGCTCGTCCCGCTGTATTACCGCTTCCCCGACGTGCCGGACATCACCGTCAGGGAGGTGCTGCCCGGCGTCGCCGTCACCGCCGTCGGTCTCGTGACCGCCGAATCGCTGTTTCGACTCTACGTGGAGTACGGCTCCACGAACGCCGAGAACGGCCTGCTATCGGGCGTTATCGTGTTGATGACCTGGCTCTACGTCAGCGGCCTCGTGGTCCTCGTCGGCGCGGCCGTCAACGCCGTGCTCTCGAATCGCAGCGAGGACGTCTCCATCGAACCCGTGATCGGCGGCGTCCCCGCGGACGGCGACACCGCCGACGCTCCCCGACCGAGCGGAGGCGGCAGCGCCGAATTCAGTGTCGACCCCGTCGACGCGATCGACGATCTCCAGGAGCGGCTTCCGACCGCGACCGACGTCCGAATCGTCGTCGACGGCGAGTCAGTGCGCCTCCCGCCGCCGGACCGAGTCGACGCCGACCGCGACGCGTCCGCGATCCCCTTCGTCGACGACACCGTCGGCATCGGGCTGCACTGGACCGTGCGTGACGGCGAGGCCGACGACGCCGTCCAGCGGCGAGACGAAGCCGACACGTAG
- a CDS encoding CBS domain-containing protein — MHDTITAAEIMVTDVVTAPPDATATRAATLLRDEGVSSVVVVRDGAPVGIVTEGDFATELCHRTDLGAATLNDVMSSPLETITPETSILDAVSVLRKMGIEHLPVVERDGDAGDDDPGRLVGILTTTELTYYVPHLAHRTGGLEAGHPRRQVRTDTLYERDDWEFEYRGEDETTVDVGDVARFSKSISEDDVEAFAEVTGDTNRLHLDAGYAAETRFGERIVHGVLANGLISAALARLPGLTIYISQESSFLAPIPLEERVTAVCEVVDDLGRSKYRIETTVTDGDGATVLEGDAVVLIDDLPSEAALEADAATVD; from the coding sequence ATGCACGACACGATCACCGCCGCCGAGATCATGGTCACCGACGTCGTCACCGCCCCGCCTGACGCCACCGCGACCCGCGCCGCGACGCTGCTGCGCGACGAAGGTGTCAGTTCGGTCGTCGTCGTCCGCGACGGCGCGCCGGTCGGCATCGTGACGGAGGGCGACTTCGCCACCGAACTCTGTCACCGCACCGACCTCGGTGCCGCCACGCTGAACGACGTGATGTCGTCCCCGCTCGAGACGATCACCCCCGAGACGTCGATCCTCGACGCCGTCTCCGTTCTCCGGAAGATGGGAATCGAGCACCTCCCGGTCGTGGAACGCGACGGCGACGCCGGCGACGACGACCCGGGCCGCCTCGTCGGCATCCTCACGACGACGGAACTCACCTACTACGTCCCGCACCTGGCCCACCGGACGGGCGGACTCGAGGCCGGGCACCCGAGACGGCAGGTCCGGACCGACACCCTCTACGAACGCGACGACTGGGAGTTCGAGTACCGCGGCGAGGACGAGACCACCGTCGACGTCGGCGACGTCGCTCGCTTCTCGAAGTCGATCTCCGAGGACGACGTCGAGGCGTTCGCCGAGGTCACCGGCGACACGAATCGCCTGCACCTCGACGCCGGCTACGCCGCCGAGACCCGCTTCGGCGAGCGGATCGTCCACGGCGTGCTCGCGAACGGCCTGATCAGCGCCGCGCTCGCCCGCTTGCCCGGGCTGACGATCTACATCTCTCAGGAGAGCAGCTTTCTCGCGCCGATCCCGCTCGAAGAGCGGGTGACCGCCGTCTGCGAGGTCGTCGACGACCTGGGCCGGTCGAAGTACCGGATCGAGACGACCGTCACCGACGGCGACGGGGCGACCGTCCTCGAGGGCGACGCGGTCGTCCTGATCGACGACCTGCCGTCGGAGGCGGCCCTCGAGGCGGACGCGGCGACCGTCGACTGA